A part of Synechococcus sp. KORDI-49 genomic DNA contains:
- a CDS encoding glycosyltransferase has translation MNQQVAGTIAFSIDSLKLGGAERTLLRWAVWCRDAGWRVVVITRHGPERDAYPVPEGVVRRQEPRLSPALERLGWWAFPARLLALRSLLRQESIDVAVGVTVLPAVKLLLACRGLGLRCVVSERNYPPARPPALPWRWLRRLAYPWADLHLVQTRTTGCWLRRHCGAEHQQLMPNPVVWPLPNHEPALSPDALLPPEVPVLLAAGTKAHQKGFDRLMPVFRGLADRIPELHLVVLGLGDTPYQGVDQQAWLRQLLGDGSDRQSRLLLPGPVGNMSDWYARASLFLLPSRFEGFPNVLLEAMAAGCACVASDCPTGPADLIEDHKNGRLLPVDASSDVWIEVLESLLRGEEQRARFAEQAMCVRDRFSERHLRAVFLDAVQGLSHG, from the coding sequence GTGAACCAGCAGGTGGCCGGAACGATCGCCTTCAGCATCGACTCCCTGAAGCTCGGTGGAGCCGAGAGGACCTTGCTGCGCTGGGCAGTCTGGTGCCGGGATGCCGGTTGGCGGGTGGTGGTGATCACGCGCCATGGACCGGAGCGGGATGCCTATCCGGTGCCGGAGGGTGTGGTCCGCCGTCAGGAGCCTCGTCTCTCGCCTGCTCTGGAACGGCTTGGCTGGTGGGCCTTTCCCGCAAGGTTGCTGGCGTTGCGCTCGCTGCTGCGCCAGGAGTCGATTGATGTGGCGGTGGGGGTGACGGTGCTGCCTGCTGTGAAGCTGCTGTTGGCCTGTCGTGGACTGGGACTTCGTTGTGTGGTGTCAGAGCGCAACTACCCCCCGGCGCGCCCGCCGGCGTTGCCCTGGCGATGGTTGCGGCGCTTGGCCTATCCCTGGGCTGATCTGCATCTGGTGCAAACCCGCACAACCGGCTGTTGGTTGCGGCGCCATTGCGGTGCTGAGCATCAGCAGTTGATGCCCAATCCTGTGGTCTGGCCGCTTCCGAACCATGAGCCGGCTCTGTCCCCAGATGCCCTGTTGCCGCCTGAGGTCCCTGTGCTGTTGGCGGCGGGAACCAAGGCTCATCAGAAGGGTTTTGATCGGTTGATGCCCGTCTTCAGGGGGTTGGCCGATCGCATCCCGGAGCTCCATCTGGTGGTGCTGGGGTTGGGGGATACCCCGTATCAGGGCGTTGATCAGCAGGCCTGGCTGCGGCAATTGCTTGGGGATGGCTCGGATCGGCAGAGCAGACTGCTGCTGCCGGGCCCGGTGGGCAACATGTCCGATTGGTACGCGAGAGCCAGCTTGTTCCTCCTGCCATCGCGATTCGAGGGGTTCCCCAATGTGCTGCTGGAGGCCATGGCTGCAGGCTGCGCCTGCGTTGCCAGTGATTGCCCCACCGGTCCGGCCGATCTGATCGAGGATCACAAGAACGGGCGGTTGTTGCCGGTTGATGCGTCGTCAGACGTCTGGATTGAGGTGTTGGAGAGCCTGTTGCGGGGTGAGGAGCAGCGCGCCCGGTTTGCTGAGCAGGCGATGTGCGTTCGTGACCGCTTCAGCGAGCGACACCTTCGGGCTGTGTTTCTCGATGCCGTTCAGGGACTGAGCCATGGATGA